A DNA window from Polyodon spathula isolate WHYD16114869_AA chromosome 18, ASM1765450v1, whole genome shotgun sequence contains the following coding sequences:
- the LOC121330781 gene encoding tetratricopeptide repeat protein 39A-like isoform X4, with amino-acid sequence MSGEAETLSNGSQKPDLRIELDDCMAALDLFLSNNFAEALARLQSRTKDSMYHALTYATILEMQAMMTFDPQDILAAGNTMKDAQAVCQRFRRKSTMAGSFNSMINRQAGEQFTEEEIHAEVCYAECLLQRAALTFLQDENMISFIRGGIKVRSSYQTYKELHSIVQSAQYTRGVSHSHFEGGVKLGMGAFNLTLSLLPTRILRLLEFVGFSGNKEYGLQQLQEGASTQSFRAFLCTVLLLCYHTFMSFVLGTGEGDVGDAEALLQPYLKRYPKGAIFLFFAGRIEEIKGNLDAAIARFEECCEAQQHWKQFHHMCYWELMWCFTYKQQWKMAYFYADLLCKENSWSKATYAYMKAAYLSMFTEEDCRPFGEDEVEIFRQVPGMKQKIAGKSLPTEKFAIRKARRYLSPNPLPLPVAPLEMMYIWNGYAVIGKHRDLTEGMLDTLNQAQRTLEQAPVTEHTVDDQCLVSFLKGLCMKHLGCHEEAEQYFNLIQINETLIRYDHYLVPNALLEHGLLCMELGRKEEGVRYLETAKHNYKNYSMESRTHFRIQAALHSAKSAVENGDSVP; translated from the exons ATGTCAGGAGAAGCTGAAACTCTGTCTAATGG GTCTCAGAAACCTGACCTGCGGATTGAGCTCGATGACTGCATGGCCGCCCTCGACCTGTTCCTAAGCAACAACTTTGCAGAGGCGCTGGCTCGTCTGCAGTCCAG AACCAAGGACAGTATGTACCATGCCCTCACCTACGCCACAATCCTGGAGATGCAGGCCATGATGACCTTTGACCCTCAGGATATATTGGCAGCAGGGAACACAATGAAAGATGCTCAGGCAGTGTGCCAGAG GTTCCGGAGGAAGTCCACTATGGCAGGTTCCTTTAACAGTATGATCAACAGGCAGGCTGGGGAGCAGTTTACAGAAG AGGAAATCCATGCTGAGGTGTGCTATGCAGAGTGCCTGCTACAGAGGGCAGCCCTTACTTTTCTCCAG GATGAAAACATGATCAGTTTCATCAGAGGAGGAATCAAAGTGCGGAGCAGTTACCAAACCTACAA AGAGCTCCACAGCATTGTGCAGTCGGCCCAGTACACTCGAGGGGTCAGTCACAGTCATTTCGAGGGGGGCGTGAAGCTTGGGATGGGAGCCTTTAACCTG ACGCTATCCCTGCTACCCACAAGGATACTTCGGCTTCTGGAGTTCGTTGGCTTTTCTGGCAACAAG GAGTACGGTCTGCAGCAGCTTCAGGAAGGGGCGTCCACACAGAGCTTCAGGGCTTTCTTGTGCACCGTGCTACTGCTCTGCTATCACACCTTCATGAGCTTCGTACTGG GGACAGGAGAAGGGGACGTGGGAGATGCAGAGGCACTCCTGCAGCCCTATCTGAAGCGATATCCCAAG GGTGCTATCTTCCTGTTTTTCGCTGGCCGAATAGAGGAAATCAAAGGCAACCTGGATGCA GCCATTGCCCGCTTTGAGGAGTGTTGCGAGGCTCAGCAGCACTGGAAGCAGTTCCATCACATGTGTTACTGGGAGTTGATGTGGTGCTTCACCTACAAGCAGCAATGGAAGATGGCCTACTTCTACGCAGACCTGCTCTGCAAAGAGAACTCCTGGTCCAAG GCTACCTATGCTTACATGAAAGCAGCCTACCTCAGCATGTTCACTGAAGAGGACTGCAGGCCCTTTGGGGAGGATGAGGTGGAAATCTTCAG ACAAGTGCCGGGGATGAAACAGAAAATAGCCGGGAAGTCGCTGCCGACGGAGAAGTTTGCAATCCGAAAAGCGAGGCGATACCTCTCCCCCAACCCCCTCCCTCTGCCAGTGGCGCCTCTG GAAATGATGTATATCTGGAACGGGTATGCAGTCATAGGGAAGCACAGGGACCTGACCGAGGGAATGCTGGACACACTGAACCAGGCACAGAGGACCCTGGAGCAAGCGCCTG TGACGGAGCACACAGTAGATGACCAGTGTCTGGTGAGCTTTCTGAAAGGACTCTGTATGAAGCACCTGGGGTGTCACGAAGAGGCAGAGCAGTATTTCAACCTCATCCAAATCAA TGAAACTCTAATTAGATACGATCACTATTTAGTGCCGAATGCCTTGCTAGAACACGGTCTGCTTTGCATGGAGCTGGGAAGAAAAGAAGAGGGGGTGAGATACCTGGAAACTGCAAA gcacaattaCAAGAATTACTCCATGGAGTCTAGGACACATTTCCGAATCCAGGCTGCACTGCACAGCGCCAAGTCAGCAGTAGAAAACGGAGACTCTGTTCCTTAA
- the LOC121330781 gene encoding tetratricopeptide repeat protein 39A-like isoform X3 produces MSFLLSWKRSLKRSDSKTRSSSCQEIQDLNEDQEEHRRLPFYCVSMSGEAETLSNGSQKPDLRIELDDCMAALDLFLSNNFAEALARLQSRFRRKSTMAGSFNSMINRQAGEQFTEEEIHAEVCYAECLLQRAALTFLQDENMISFIRGGIKVRSSYQTYKELHSIVQSAQYTRGVSHSHFEGGVKLGMGAFNLTLSLLPTRILRLLEFVGFSGNKEYGLQQLQEGASTQSFRAFLCTVLLLCYHTFMSFVLGTGEGDVGDAEALLQPYLKRYPKGAIFLFFAGRIEEIKGNLDAAIARFEECCEAQQHWKQFHHMCYWELMWCFTYKQQWKMAYFYADLLCKENSWSKATYAYMKAAYLSMFTEEDCRPFGEDEVEIFRQVPGMKQKIAGKSLPTEKFAIRKARRYLSPNPLPLPVAPLEMMYIWNGYAVIGKHRDLTEGMLDTLNQAQRTLEQAPVTEHTVDDQCLVSFLKGLCMKHLGCHEEAEQYFNLIQINETLIRYDHYLVPNALLEHGLLCMELGRKEEGVRYLETAKHNYKNYSMESRTHFRIQAALHSAKSAVENGDSVP; encoded by the exons ATGAGTTTTTTATTGTCCTGGAAAAGGAGTCTGAAGAGAAGTGACAGCAAGACTAG GTCGTCAAGCTGCCAAGAAATCCAGGATCTCAATGAAGACCAGGAAGAGCACAG GAGGCTGCCTTTCTACTGCGTGAGCATGTCAGGAGAAGCTGAAACTCTGTCTAATGG GTCTCAGAAACCTGACCTGCGGATTGAGCTCGATGACTGCATGGCCGCCCTCGACCTGTTCCTAAGCAACAACTTTGCAGAGGCGCTGGCTCGTCTGCAGTCCAG GTTCCGGAGGAAGTCCACTATGGCAGGTTCCTTTAACAGTATGATCAACAGGCAGGCTGGGGAGCAGTTTACAGAAG AGGAAATCCATGCTGAGGTGTGCTATGCAGAGTGCCTGCTACAGAGGGCAGCCCTTACTTTTCTCCAG GATGAAAACATGATCAGTTTCATCAGAGGAGGAATCAAAGTGCGGAGCAGTTACCAAACCTACAA AGAGCTCCACAGCATTGTGCAGTCGGCCCAGTACACTCGAGGGGTCAGTCACAGTCATTTCGAGGGGGGCGTGAAGCTTGGGATGGGAGCCTTTAACCTG ACGCTATCCCTGCTACCCACAAGGATACTTCGGCTTCTGGAGTTCGTTGGCTTTTCTGGCAACAAG GAGTACGGTCTGCAGCAGCTTCAGGAAGGGGCGTCCACACAGAGCTTCAGGGCTTTCTTGTGCACCGTGCTACTGCTCTGCTATCACACCTTCATGAGCTTCGTACTGG GGACAGGAGAAGGGGACGTGGGAGATGCAGAGGCACTCCTGCAGCCCTATCTGAAGCGATATCCCAAG GGTGCTATCTTCCTGTTTTTCGCTGGCCGAATAGAGGAAATCAAAGGCAACCTGGATGCA GCCATTGCCCGCTTTGAGGAGTGTTGCGAGGCTCAGCAGCACTGGAAGCAGTTCCATCACATGTGTTACTGGGAGTTGATGTGGTGCTTCACCTACAAGCAGCAATGGAAGATGGCCTACTTCTACGCAGACCTGCTCTGCAAAGAGAACTCCTGGTCCAAG GCTACCTATGCTTACATGAAAGCAGCCTACCTCAGCATGTTCACTGAAGAGGACTGCAGGCCCTTTGGGGAGGATGAGGTGGAAATCTTCAG ACAAGTGCCGGGGATGAAACAGAAAATAGCCGGGAAGTCGCTGCCGACGGAGAAGTTTGCAATCCGAAAAGCGAGGCGATACCTCTCCCCCAACCCCCTCCCTCTGCCAGTGGCGCCTCTG GAAATGATGTATATCTGGAACGGGTATGCAGTCATAGGGAAGCACAGGGACCTGACCGAGGGAATGCTGGACACACTGAACCAGGCACAGAGGACCCTGGAGCAAGCGCCTG TGACGGAGCACACAGTAGATGACCAGTGTCTGGTGAGCTTTCTGAAAGGACTCTGTATGAAGCACCTGGGGTGTCACGAAGAGGCAGAGCAGTATTTCAACCTCATCCAAATCAA TGAAACTCTAATTAGATACGATCACTATTTAGTGCCGAATGCCTTGCTAGAACACGGTCTGCTTTGCATGGAGCTGGGAAGAAAAGAAGAGGGGGTGAGATACCTGGAAACTGCAAA gcacaattaCAAGAATTACTCCATGGAGTCTAGGACACATTTCCGAATCCAGGCTGCACTGCACAGCGCCAAGTCAGCAGTAGAAAACGGAGACTCTGTTCCTTAA
- the LOC121330781 gene encoding tetratricopeptide repeat protein 39A-like isoform X2, whose amino-acid sequence MSFLLSWKRSLKRSDSKTRSSSCQEIQDLNEDQEEHRSQKPDLRIELDDCMAALDLFLSNNFAEALARLQSRTKDSMYHALTYATILEMQAMMTFDPQDILAAGNTMKDAQAVCQRFRRKSTMAGSFNSMINRQAGEQFTEEEIHAEVCYAECLLQRAALTFLQDENMISFIRGGIKVRSSYQTYKELHSIVQSAQYTRGVSHSHFEGGVKLGMGAFNLTLSLLPTRILRLLEFVGFSGNKEYGLQQLQEGASTQSFRAFLCTVLLLCYHTFMSFVLGTGEGDVGDAEALLQPYLKRYPKGAIFLFFAGRIEEIKGNLDAAIARFEECCEAQQHWKQFHHMCYWELMWCFTYKQQWKMAYFYADLLCKENSWSKATYAYMKAAYLSMFTEEDCRPFGEDEVEIFRQVPGMKQKIAGKSLPTEKFAIRKARRYLSPNPLPLPVAPLEMMYIWNGYAVIGKHRDLTEGMLDTLNQAQRTLEQAPVTEHTVDDQCLVSFLKGLCMKHLGCHEEAEQYFNLIQINETLIRYDHYLVPNALLEHGLLCMELGRKEEGVRYLETAKHNYKNYSMESRTHFRIQAALHSAKSAVENGDSVP is encoded by the exons ATGAGTTTTTTATTGTCCTGGAAAAGGAGTCTGAAGAGAAGTGACAGCAAGACTAG GTCGTCAAGCTGCCAAGAAATCCAGGATCTCAATGAAGACCAGGAAGAGCACAG GTCTCAGAAACCTGACCTGCGGATTGAGCTCGATGACTGCATGGCCGCCCTCGACCTGTTCCTAAGCAACAACTTTGCAGAGGCGCTGGCTCGTCTGCAGTCCAG AACCAAGGACAGTATGTACCATGCCCTCACCTACGCCACAATCCTGGAGATGCAGGCCATGATGACCTTTGACCCTCAGGATATATTGGCAGCAGGGAACACAATGAAAGATGCTCAGGCAGTGTGCCAGAG GTTCCGGAGGAAGTCCACTATGGCAGGTTCCTTTAACAGTATGATCAACAGGCAGGCTGGGGAGCAGTTTACAGAAG AGGAAATCCATGCTGAGGTGTGCTATGCAGAGTGCCTGCTACAGAGGGCAGCCCTTACTTTTCTCCAG GATGAAAACATGATCAGTTTCATCAGAGGAGGAATCAAAGTGCGGAGCAGTTACCAAACCTACAA AGAGCTCCACAGCATTGTGCAGTCGGCCCAGTACACTCGAGGGGTCAGTCACAGTCATTTCGAGGGGGGCGTGAAGCTTGGGATGGGAGCCTTTAACCTG ACGCTATCCCTGCTACCCACAAGGATACTTCGGCTTCTGGAGTTCGTTGGCTTTTCTGGCAACAAG GAGTACGGTCTGCAGCAGCTTCAGGAAGGGGCGTCCACACAGAGCTTCAGGGCTTTCTTGTGCACCGTGCTACTGCTCTGCTATCACACCTTCATGAGCTTCGTACTGG GGACAGGAGAAGGGGACGTGGGAGATGCAGAGGCACTCCTGCAGCCCTATCTGAAGCGATATCCCAAG GGTGCTATCTTCCTGTTTTTCGCTGGCCGAATAGAGGAAATCAAAGGCAACCTGGATGCA GCCATTGCCCGCTTTGAGGAGTGTTGCGAGGCTCAGCAGCACTGGAAGCAGTTCCATCACATGTGTTACTGGGAGTTGATGTGGTGCTTCACCTACAAGCAGCAATGGAAGATGGCCTACTTCTACGCAGACCTGCTCTGCAAAGAGAACTCCTGGTCCAAG GCTACCTATGCTTACATGAAAGCAGCCTACCTCAGCATGTTCACTGAAGAGGACTGCAGGCCCTTTGGGGAGGATGAGGTGGAAATCTTCAG ACAAGTGCCGGGGATGAAACAGAAAATAGCCGGGAAGTCGCTGCCGACGGAGAAGTTTGCAATCCGAAAAGCGAGGCGATACCTCTCCCCCAACCCCCTCCCTCTGCCAGTGGCGCCTCTG GAAATGATGTATATCTGGAACGGGTATGCAGTCATAGGGAAGCACAGGGACCTGACCGAGGGAATGCTGGACACACTGAACCAGGCACAGAGGACCCTGGAGCAAGCGCCTG TGACGGAGCACACAGTAGATGACCAGTGTCTGGTGAGCTTTCTGAAAGGACTCTGTATGAAGCACCTGGGGTGTCACGAAGAGGCAGAGCAGTATTTCAACCTCATCCAAATCAA TGAAACTCTAATTAGATACGATCACTATTTAGTGCCGAATGCCTTGCTAGAACACGGTCTGCTTTGCATGGAGCTGGGAAGAAAAGAAGAGGGGGTGAGATACCTGGAAACTGCAAA gcacaattaCAAGAATTACTCCATGGAGTCTAGGACACATTTCCGAATCCAGGCTGCACTGCACAGCGCCAAGTCAGCAGTAGAAAACGGAGACTCTGTTCCTTAA
- the LOC121330781 gene encoding tetratricopeptide repeat protein 39A-like isoform X1, whose amino-acid sequence MSFLLSWKRSLKRSDSKTRSSSCQEIQDLNEDQEEHRRLPFYCVSMSGEAETLSNGSQKPDLRIELDDCMAALDLFLSNNFAEALARLQSRTKDSMYHALTYATILEMQAMMTFDPQDILAAGNTMKDAQAVCQRFRRKSTMAGSFNSMINRQAGEQFTEEEIHAEVCYAECLLQRAALTFLQDENMISFIRGGIKVRSSYQTYKELHSIVQSAQYTRGVSHSHFEGGVKLGMGAFNLTLSLLPTRILRLLEFVGFSGNKEYGLQQLQEGASTQSFRAFLCTVLLLCYHTFMSFVLGTGEGDVGDAEALLQPYLKRYPKGAIFLFFAGRIEEIKGNLDAAIARFEECCEAQQHWKQFHHMCYWELMWCFTYKQQWKMAYFYADLLCKENSWSKATYAYMKAAYLSMFTEEDCRPFGEDEVEIFRQVPGMKQKIAGKSLPTEKFAIRKARRYLSPNPLPLPVAPLEMMYIWNGYAVIGKHRDLTEGMLDTLNQAQRTLEQAPVTEHTVDDQCLVSFLKGLCMKHLGCHEEAEQYFNLIQINETLIRYDHYLVPNALLEHGLLCMELGRKEEGVRYLETAKHNYKNYSMESRTHFRIQAALHSAKSAVENGDSVP is encoded by the exons ATGAGTTTTTTATTGTCCTGGAAAAGGAGTCTGAAGAGAAGTGACAGCAAGACTAG GTCGTCAAGCTGCCAAGAAATCCAGGATCTCAATGAAGACCAGGAAGAGCACAG GAGGCTGCCTTTCTACTGCGTGAGCATGTCAGGAGAAGCTGAAACTCTGTCTAATGG GTCTCAGAAACCTGACCTGCGGATTGAGCTCGATGACTGCATGGCCGCCCTCGACCTGTTCCTAAGCAACAACTTTGCAGAGGCGCTGGCTCGTCTGCAGTCCAG AACCAAGGACAGTATGTACCATGCCCTCACCTACGCCACAATCCTGGAGATGCAGGCCATGATGACCTTTGACCCTCAGGATATATTGGCAGCAGGGAACACAATGAAAGATGCTCAGGCAGTGTGCCAGAG GTTCCGGAGGAAGTCCACTATGGCAGGTTCCTTTAACAGTATGATCAACAGGCAGGCTGGGGAGCAGTTTACAGAAG AGGAAATCCATGCTGAGGTGTGCTATGCAGAGTGCCTGCTACAGAGGGCAGCCCTTACTTTTCTCCAG GATGAAAACATGATCAGTTTCATCAGAGGAGGAATCAAAGTGCGGAGCAGTTACCAAACCTACAA AGAGCTCCACAGCATTGTGCAGTCGGCCCAGTACACTCGAGGGGTCAGTCACAGTCATTTCGAGGGGGGCGTGAAGCTTGGGATGGGAGCCTTTAACCTG ACGCTATCCCTGCTACCCACAAGGATACTTCGGCTTCTGGAGTTCGTTGGCTTTTCTGGCAACAAG GAGTACGGTCTGCAGCAGCTTCAGGAAGGGGCGTCCACACAGAGCTTCAGGGCTTTCTTGTGCACCGTGCTACTGCTCTGCTATCACACCTTCATGAGCTTCGTACTGG GGACAGGAGAAGGGGACGTGGGAGATGCAGAGGCACTCCTGCAGCCCTATCTGAAGCGATATCCCAAG GGTGCTATCTTCCTGTTTTTCGCTGGCCGAATAGAGGAAATCAAAGGCAACCTGGATGCA GCCATTGCCCGCTTTGAGGAGTGTTGCGAGGCTCAGCAGCACTGGAAGCAGTTCCATCACATGTGTTACTGGGAGTTGATGTGGTGCTTCACCTACAAGCAGCAATGGAAGATGGCCTACTTCTACGCAGACCTGCTCTGCAAAGAGAACTCCTGGTCCAAG GCTACCTATGCTTACATGAAAGCAGCCTACCTCAGCATGTTCACTGAAGAGGACTGCAGGCCCTTTGGGGAGGATGAGGTGGAAATCTTCAG ACAAGTGCCGGGGATGAAACAGAAAATAGCCGGGAAGTCGCTGCCGACGGAGAAGTTTGCAATCCGAAAAGCGAGGCGATACCTCTCCCCCAACCCCCTCCCTCTGCCAGTGGCGCCTCTG GAAATGATGTATATCTGGAACGGGTATGCAGTCATAGGGAAGCACAGGGACCTGACCGAGGGAATGCTGGACACACTGAACCAGGCACAGAGGACCCTGGAGCAAGCGCCTG TGACGGAGCACACAGTAGATGACCAGTGTCTGGTGAGCTTTCTGAAAGGACTCTGTATGAAGCACCTGGGGTGTCACGAAGAGGCAGAGCAGTATTTCAACCTCATCCAAATCAA TGAAACTCTAATTAGATACGATCACTATTTAGTGCCGAATGCCTTGCTAGAACACGGTCTGCTTTGCATGGAGCTGGGAAGAAAAGAAGAGGGGGTGAGATACCTGGAAACTGCAAA gcacaattaCAAGAATTACTCCATGGAGTCTAGGACACATTTCCGAATCCAGGCTGCACTGCACAGCGCCAAGTCAGCAGTAGAAAACGGAGACTCTGTTCCTTAA